One Kitasatospora sp. NBC_01287 DNA window includes the following coding sequences:
- a CDS encoding sensor histidine kinase: MERLAALAALAARRTNVLLGLAFAVVLAATAYWHAAHAGGRGWLLDCGVGAVVCVAALLRERNRLVTVAIGLSVAAAAVLAAGMGYPTGQPGVAASLALTVLAGSAVRVLPPGRAAVVAAAGLAVTVLGRLVTTSHAASSFHMGVQGWLAGLGTGLVLRFLEHRRQTAVEAVRRDERLALARELHDVVAHLVSGIVMHTHAAQIMLRKQPDLLGDALADIERSGTDAMDAMRRVVALLRDAEDGAAVTAGPEQLIDLVRRFEEHGPAVDLRLPTAAPTWPPVVTTTVYRVVQESLTNIARHARSARAATVTISQDSTDITVEIGDDAPPHSPIRASPRGGYGLVGMRERIEALGGTLNAGPQPGAGWSVRATLPLQAGDRP, encoded by the coding sequence ATGGAACGGCTGGCCGCACTGGCCGCACTGGCCGCCAGGCGAACCAACGTCCTGCTCGGGCTTGCCTTCGCGGTGGTGCTGGCAGCGACGGCCTACTGGCACGCCGCCCACGCGGGCGGCCGGGGCTGGTTGCTCGACTGCGGTGTCGGTGCGGTGGTGTGCGTCGCAGCGCTGCTCCGGGAGCGCAACCGGCTGGTCACCGTGGCCATCGGCCTGTCCGTCGCGGCTGCCGCCGTCCTCGCCGCCGGCATGGGGTATCCGACCGGTCAGCCCGGCGTTGCCGCGTCCCTGGCGCTGACCGTCCTCGCCGGCTCGGCGGTCCGGGTCCTGCCGCCCGGACGAGCCGCCGTGGTCGCCGCGGCCGGGCTCGCGGTCACGGTACTCGGCCGGCTCGTGACCACCTCACATGCCGCCTCCTCGTTCCACATGGGCGTCCAGGGCTGGTTGGCCGGTCTCGGCACGGGGCTCGTCCTGCGCTTCCTGGAGCATCGCCGCCAGACCGCCGTCGAGGCGGTGCGGCGAGACGAACGCCTGGCCCTGGCTCGGGAGTTGCACGATGTCGTCGCTCACCTTGTCTCCGGCATCGTGATGCACACCCACGCCGCCCAGATCATGCTCCGCAAGCAGCCCGACCTCCTCGGCGACGCCCTGGCGGACATCGAACGTTCGGGCACCGACGCCATGGACGCCATGCGGCGGGTGGTCGCCCTGCTGCGCGACGCGGAGGACGGCGCTGCCGTCACCGCAGGACCGGAGCAACTCATCGACCTGGTCCGCCGCTTCGAAGAGCACGGACCGGCCGTCGATCTCCGGCTGCCCACCGCGGCGCCGACCTGGCCACCCGTGGTCACCACCACCGTGTACCGGGTCGTCCAGGAATCCCTGACCAACATCGCCCGCCACGCCCGCAGCGCCCGCGCGGCCACCGTCACCATCTCCCAGGACAGCACGGACATCACCGTCGAGATCGGCGACGATGCTCCGCCGCACTCCCCGATCCGCGCCTCCCCGCGCGGCGGCTACGGCCTGGTCGGCATGCGCGAGCGCATCGAGGCACTGGGCGGTACGCTCAACGCCGGTCCGCAGCCCGGCGCCGGCTGGTCGGTACGGGCCACCCTGCCCCTGCAAGCCGGAGACCGCCCGTGA